TTACATATCCAGAACATGTGTGTAAATCTTCATTGCAATGAAATCCTTAAGTTGTTCATCAAGCTTGACATTTTCAAAGTGTTCAACCTGATTAGTTGGCCTTCTCTCCTCGAGGTCATGGCTACCCAGGGGTTCATGCGAGATTTTAGAGATTGGCTTAGTCTTCTATTTGCATCATTGTCATCTAGGGTGCTCTTGAATGGCTAACCTAGCATTGCCTTCGATCATTCTCAAGGATTTCAGCAGGGATACCTATTGTTCCCCCTATTTTTCATCATGGTCATCAAGCCGCTATAAAATCTCTTCTTGAGGGTGGTTGAGTCTGACATTCTGAAGTCTTTTCATTCTTGGGAATGAATTATGTAGGTTGTCCTTATATACGAAAGATGAGTCCATTTACGCTAAACATGTAGTGATGGGCAATTGTGGCAAACATTAACTATTTTGGTGAGGCTGGTGGTTTTCTCACAAATATTGACAAGGCAGACTATTCTCAATCAAATACAAGGATCTCAACATCCAGGAGATGTTGAACCACCTCGCAGCCCAAGTTACCTTTCCATATAAATATTTGGGGTTCATAAAGCTTTTGAAGGTGCACTTTCCGCCTCTTACTGACAGTGGTGGCATATCTTTTAGGGGATGGAAGGGTAAGAATCTTCCCCTATCCGGTCGTGTTGTTCTCGCTAAGTTCGTCCTTTCACCGATTGGAATTTTTGACAATATTCAATCTCCCGAACGGGTCCAAAAAAGTAAGTCCATGATAGCACCCATTGGAAACACCTCCACCTCGAGACAAATTTGGTAGTTCATTACGTTATTTATCAAAATCTAGGGTGTACACCTCGAGCCCTTATCTCATGGTAGCATATCTTGGATGGCCTCCTCATTGTGCACTTACTTGACATCTCCGGCCTACACGCTCACTCTAATATCTGGGTGCCACATCCCCTTTCCAAATGCAAAAAAAAAGGAGCAAAAGTCAAGTGAAAAATGTAAAATTTTACTTGGCTCGCATCCACTGGAAAGCCCTCACCGCTAGCTAGTTGGCTATTTGGGGTTGGCCCAGGCGTTTGCAGGATATGTCTAGCTGTGTTTGAAACAAATGTGCACCTTGCACTTGCATGTCCGCTCGTTCGCTGGGTTTGGACATAGTTTTAAAAAACCAGAACCAACGATCCTCGCGTGGGGATGCAAGCGGACAACATTTGCATGTCTGCAACTGTCCGCAAACAGGGAATTTAAACTAAAATGATTATTAAAGTAATGAGAATTAGTGTAATTTTCGCTATGCAGACGACACGGACACGTCCATCTGCATCACTGCCCACGTGCTTTCTTTATCTCTATAGATCACCCCTGAGCGGACCAGACTGACCGGATCAAATTGCCCTGTTTTCGTGCAAAACCCGGAAAAAAAAGCCGGAGCGTTTGAACGAGTGATGGGAGCATACATTAGTGCGGATTGGAAAACATGTGTCACACGGAAACATGTCGTAGCTTGAAGGTTATACTACGGCTTCTAAAAAAGGCTTATACTATGGGCAAACAAACCATCTCTCCTACCTTttcaaataaaataaaactaatataaatatattttttatcCTAAAAAATCACACAATGAACCGCGATCTGTCCGATAAAAACCTGATCCGATGGCTTCACCGGTTCGGTCACTGGTCTGGGTTTTTAAACTACAGGTTTGAGGCTTTGTTCCAGATTGATACTTTGTATCCTACAACGACATTTATGAGGTTTTTTCAATTGAGGATAGGTGAAATGAGAATACACATGTGATACATCATGGCGAAAACTTTTCAGAGAGATCATCACGTATGTTTTGTGAAATGTAAAAGTGAAGAATCTTTTTAGGAATCCTAGCTCAACATCCTGGACTCTGCATTCACGATAAAATAGGACATCACTCAGAAAGCGGTTGGTGGTAAACTTTGTAGTGTAAAGTTACAGATCTCCTCGTTTCTTTTCCTTTTTGAAACGTAAATAGCTGCTGCATTCCAGCCTTCAGGGTAAAATAAACGAGGTGCAAATATTTAGTCAATGATTTCACCAGCATTGTTTATGGGAAAACCCCATCTTCCCTCCATGAACGTCATACACCACCTCTGTCCTCTCCTGCAGCAGGGTGCCGATGACCGCAGTGATCCCCGGTGGTAAGTCCGATGCCGCAGCAAATGCGAGGCACCCAACGGAGAAGATATCTCCCCGACGCCCAAAATACATCATTTGTTCCATGCCGGGGACAATATATGCCCATCCTTCGAACCATAGTGTGATGGATGGCATACTCATTCTTGTCAGACCAGTGAAGTTGTAGCAGGTGTCGAGGTCGCCCATCGACGGCGCAACACGGTACTCCGTCATTTGCGACTTGAACTGCTCATGGAGAATCGTATAGGTCTCCGGCTTCAGGTAGGTGAACGTGGTGTCGAGCACGAACATCGCGTTGCCGGCGTGCGGTGCATACGGGATCTTGACATCCACCCCGCTAACATCTAGTTTGGTGAGCCGGACAATGTACATGTTTGGGAGTAGAGTGTTGGTCCATAAGGGGGTGTAGACAACGAAGTGGCGGGAGCGTTCTGGCCGGGGTGCGCCAATGGAGAGGAAGCCCTGGGCAACAATAGTAGAGGGCAGGCAGTAGGAGAAGGCCACTGTGTCCGGAGACGAAGGAGCTCGAGATGCCAATGAGTGGTTGTCCCAACTGAGATCGACAATGCCGGATAAGCTCTCAGATGTTTCGCTGCCCATCTCCAAGCATATGGCCCTGATGTTTTCCTGTGTCTCTTGCGAGAGTGTGAGTGTGTCCATCACGGCGGTGGCATTGAAAACCATGGAGCCATCCTTGCTCTCAGTGACCGTGCAGCTAGGTCCGGAGCAGGACTTCAACGGGCACTCTGGCGAGCCGCATGAGACTTGGACAATGGAGGAAGACCGAGAAGGGTGGAATGCCTTGCCGATGGCGTCATCCGCACGTGTCTTGCACCGGATAAACGTGGCTCCCAGTGTGGTATCAAATGACACGGCGAGCTTCTGCGCCGGAGTGCCGTAGCCGACGACAATGTGGAACTCGGAAGCACCCGGGAGAGTCGGGAAGGGAATGCCCGTGGTTGGGATGGTCGCACCGGAGTTAAGTAGGCGTGAGTGTGGACGACCTAAGCTGCCACTACGTCGGAGAAAGCCACGAAGAGCGAGCGTAGACGTGTTGAGGGGAGAGCATGGGCTTAGTCGATGGAGTACGGGCAACTTTCTTGCTATTCCTCCGCCATCTCCTGGAGAAATATACATATGTTAGTTGACATGTCTTATTTTAGATTGAAGACGTCAAAAAAGCCAGATGTAAAAATAATGTCCCAAGCTGCCAGGGTCTGCACCACAAATCAATGATAAATAGCAAGACTAAGTTTTTCTTTTGCGGGGTAATAGGAAGACTAAGTTAACCAAGGAAGTCAACTTGTTTGAAAAAGAACTTTTTCCCGAACTCTGAAGTTATCGTCCCAGGATTATTGAAGTTGCAGGATTATTGAAGTTGCAGTTGTGATGATATCAAAGTTGCCATGTGGTCACTTCTGTAACCATGCCTGACAACTTCGGAAAATATTAGGTGGCAACTTTGAAGGAGAAAAGAAGTTGTTGAAACAAAGTTGATCGTGGAGCTAGATATGTCGTAAAATTGAGTAGCAGTTTGAGAGAAAATTCCATTTGAAGAATGTTATACATTCTCTTGTCCTTACCGGAAGAAATAAATGAACTATCTGGTCTTGCTATTCCACCGCCGCCACCTAAAATATAGACAAGTTAGTCAACACCGGGGAACATAAGAATGTTATACTGTCTAGGCATGAAGAAATGTAATATATATATTATGCATAATGACAGGCAATACATGCAAAGTTTCATTTCATATTCAGTATGGAGTACTAGGTCTGGTTAAAGACCATATGGGATTCACGCAGTCAAGGTCTTCACCAAATAAAGAAATGGTAGAGCAGGACGTCGGTGCTGGTGGTGGACGTTGTGCGCCGGATGAACGGAGAACGAAATGCTTGCCGCCACGGGTGTAGCCGGTGTACTGGGAGGAGCCGCCGAGACGAGGagcaagaagaacaacaagcagaATCAGCAGGTAAAAGTGCACAGAGGGAgttgctgatgaagccattgctcCTCTCTATGCAAGCTGTATCGTAGTAGTACACAATACAATCAGGATGTACTGCCATATATATACACATAGGGTTCGATTGCAAGCATAAACTTGTTAATTTCTCCTCTGTAGAGTGTTGTCGTGAGCTCATGGCATCTTCTTATCCTTGTGCATGGCATCTCCCTTGTTTTATGTTTTCCTCCTTCAGCCGAAAGCTACAAACAGAACAGTCGATAAGAATGAAACAAGACTTGTGCCTATGGAAAAGTCGCATGATAGGGATTAACGCCCGCCTGTGCCGAAGTTGCAGGGAAATTACCAGAAGAAACAGAGGCGTTAAAAACTCCTCTGTGTCATATCTACAGCTGACAATCTGTGCGACCAGAACGTGTGTCAACCGATCGACCACAACAGTCACACCGAGACGATTATGTGAGACTTTATTTTGTGTGACGCCATTTTCACCATCATAACTTTGCAAGAAAAGATGACGTAGCACAGCTGCAATATAGACATCGATTAGATGTTC
The Aegilops tauschii subsp. strangulata cultivar AL8/78 chromosome 3, Aet v6.0, whole genome shotgun sequence genome window above contains:
- the LOC120975475 gene encoding aspartyl protease family protein At5g10770-like → MASSATPSVHFYLLILLVVLLAPRLGGSSQYTGYTRGGKHFVLRSSGAQRPPPAPTSCSTISLFGGGGGIARPDSSFISSGDGGGIARKLPVLHRLSPCSPLNTSTLALRGFLRRSGSLGRPHSRLLNSGATIPTTGIPFPTLPGASEFHIVVGYGTPAQKLAVSFDTTLGATFIRCKTRADDAIGKAFHPSRSSSIVQVSCGSPECPLKSCSGPSCTVTESKDGSMVFNATAVMDTLTLSQETQENIRAICLEMGSETSESLSGIVDLSWDNHSLASRAPSSPDTVAFSYCLPSTIVAQGFLSIGAPRPERSRHFVVYTPLWTNTLLPNMYIVRLTKLDVSGVDVKIPYAPHAGNAMFVLDTTFTYLKPETYTILHEQFKSQMTEYRVAPSMGDLDTCYNFTGLTRMSMPSITLWFEGWAYIVPGMEQMMYFGRRGDIFSVGCLAFAAASDLPPGITAVIGTLLQERTEVVYDVHGGKMGFSHKQCW